The DNA window GTGCGTTCGGACAACGGCCTGCTCACCACCATCGCCTGGGGCATCGACGGCCAGGTCGAGTACGCGCTGGAAGGCAGCATCTTCGTCGCCGGCTCGGCGGTGCAGTGGCTGCGCGACGGCCTGCGCCTGTTCGGCAAGGCCGGCGACTCGCAGGCCTACGCCGACCGCGCGCGCTCCACCGACGGGGTCTATTTCGTGCCGGCCTTCGTCGGCCTCGGCGCGCCGTACTGGCGCAGCGACGTGCGCGGCGCCATGTTCGGCCTGACCCGCGGCACCAGCAAGGAGCACTTCGTGCGCTCGGTGCTGGAATCGCTGGCCTACCAGACCCGCGACGTGCTCGAAGCGATGCAGGCCGATTCGGGCATCCGGCTGACTTCGCTGCGCGCCGACGGCGGCGCGATCGGCAACGATTTCACCGCCCAGTTCCAGGCCGACATCCTCGACGTGCCGCTGAAGCGGCCGCGGGTCAACGAAACCACCGCGCTCGGGGCGGCCTATCTGGCCGGGTTGGCGGTCGGCTTCTGGGACAGCCGGGAGCAGATCGCGCAGCAGTGGCAGGTCGAACGCAGCTTCGAGCCGCAGATGAGCGGCGCCGAGCGCGAGAAGTTGTATGCCGGGTGGAAACGGGCGATCGAGGCGACACTGGCGTTCAGCGTCGAGCACGCTTAGGCCTGGCGGGCTCACCCCAACCCCTCTCCCACAGTGGGAGAGGGCCGGGGGTGAGGGCGCGCGACAGCGCGAAATCCGCAACGCCATCCGCGGCAACACGCTCCCCGCCTTTTGTCGCAAGCGGGGAAAACACCACTACCGCCGCGCTCAAGCCTCCGCCGGCACCTTGACCTTGAACCAGGCCGCGTACAGCGCCGGCAGGAACAGCAGGGTCAACAGCGTCGCGACCAGCAGGCCGCCCATGATCGCCACCGCCATCGGCCCGAAGAAGGCGCTGCGCGACAGCGGAATCATCGCCAAGATCGCCGCCAGCGCGGTCAGCACGATCGGCCGGAAGCGGCGCACGGTCGCGTCTACTATCGCCTTCCACGGTTCGTGGCCCTCGCTGCGGTCCTGTTCGATCTGATCGACCAGGATCACCGAGTTGCGCATGATCATGCCGGCCAGGGCGATCGTGCCGAGCATGGCGACGAAGCCGAACGGCACCCGGAACACCAGCAGGAACAAGGTCACGCCGATCAGGCCCAGCGGCGCGGTCAGCAGTACCATGAAGCTGCGCGAGAAGCTGCGCAGCTGCAGCATCAGCAGGGTGAACACCGCGAACAGGAACAGCGGCATGCCGGCGTTGATCGACTTCTGCCCGCGCGCGGAGTCCTCGACGCTGCCGCCGATGTCGATCGAGTAGCCGTACGGCAGCTGCGCGCGCAACCCGTCCAGGGTCGGCGAGATCTGCGCCATTGCGCTGGACGGCTGGGTACCGTCGTAGATGTCGGCGCGCACGGTCATGGTCGGCAGGCGATCGCGGTGCCAGATGATGCCTTCCTCGAAACCGTAATCCAGGGTCGCGACCTGGGTCAGCGGCACGCTGCGGCCGTTGCTCGTCGGCACCATCAGGCTGCCGAGCATGTCCAGCTGCAAGCGCTCCTGTTCGGGACCGCGCAGCAGCATCTCGATCAGTTCGTTGCTCTCGCGGTAGGTGCTGATGTGCGAGCCCGACAGCGAACTGGACAGGAACTGCGACAGCTGCGCCGAGCTGATGCCGAGCGCACGCGCGCGCTCCTGGTCGACCTGCAGGCGCACGACCTTGTTCGGCTCGTCCCAATCCAGGTTGACGTTGGCCACGTGCGGGTTGGCGCGGATCTTCTCGCGCACCTGGTAGGCGATCTTGCGCACCTGGTCGATGTGCTCGCCGGAAACGCGGAACTGCACCGGGTAGCCGACCGGCGGGCCGTTCTCCAGCCGGGTCACGCGCAACTGCAGCTCGGGGAAGCGCGGCGCCACGTCCTCGATGACCCACTTGCGCAGGGTTTCGCGCGCTTCCAGATCCTTGGGCATCAGCACGAACTGGGCGAAGTTGGCCGCCGGCAGCTGCTGGTCCAGCGGCAGGTAGAAGCGCGGCGAACCGGTGCCGACATAAGCCACGTAGTTGGACAGATCCTTGCGCTGCTTGAGCATGGCTTCCAGGCGCTGGGCCTGGACGGCGGTCTGGCGCAGCGAGCTGCCTTCGGCCAGCTCCATGTCGACCATCAGCTCGGGGCGCACCGAGTCGGGGAAGAACTGCTGCGGCACGAAGCGGAACATGAAGATCGAGCCGATGAAGGCGGCGATGGTGATCGCGATGACCAGCCAGCGCCGGCGCACGCACCAAGTCACCCAGCGGCGGAAGCTCACGTAGAACTTGGACTCGTAGGGGTCGTGGACGTGGCCGTCGATCGGCGGCTTGGGCGCCAGCACGCTGGCGAACATCGGCAGGCGCCGCGCCAGCGCGCTGCGCGCGTCGCGCCAGCGCGCGGCCGGCGAACCCGGCTTGGGCGGCGCCGCGGCGTGGCCGTAGTCCGGCAGCAGCTTGTCGCCGAGGAAGGGGATGAAGGCCACCGCGGCGATCCACGACACCAACAGGGCGATGGTCACCACCTGGAACAGCGAACGGGTGTACTCGCCGGTGCTCGAGGCCGCGGTCGCGATCGGCAGGAAGCCGGCGGCGGTGATCAGGGTGCCGGTCAGCATCGGGAAGGCGGTGCTGTCCCAGGCGAAAGCGGCCGCGCGCAGGCGATCGAAGCCCTGCTCCATTTTGATCGCCATCATTTCCACGGCGATGATCGCGTC is part of the Lysobacter firmicutimachus genome and encodes:
- a CDS encoding efflux RND transporter permease subunit — protein: MRFNLSEWALRHRSLIIYAMLVLAIAGAMSYLRLGRSEDPAFTFKVMVVRTLWPGATAEEVSRQVTERIEKKLMETGQYEYIRSYSRAGESQVMFVAGDAMRSKDIPPLWYQVRKKIGDIRPTLPSDAIGPFFNDEFGDTFGNIYALTGPGFDYAVLKDYAERVQLALQSQTDVGKIELFGVQDEKIWVELSNVKLSTLGVPAQAVQDALNQQNALVSAGFFETPTSRVPIRVGGQFTSVEQIRDFPIRVGDRTFRLGDVAEVRRGFSDPPQPRMRFMGEDAIGIGVSMKQGGDILKLGKTLEGEFARLQKTLPAGMQLRKVADQPAAVEESVGEFVRVLAEAVAIVLLVSFFSLGLRTGLVVALSIPLVLAMTFAVMDFFGVGLHKISLGALVLALGLLVDDAIIAVEMMAIKMEQGFDRLRAAAFAWDSTAFPMLTGTLITAAGFLPIATAASSTGEYTRSLFQVVTIALLVSWIAAVAFIPFLGDKLLPDYGHAAAPPKPGSPAARWRDARSALARRLPMFASVLAPKPPIDGHVHDPYESKFYVSFRRWVTWCVRRRWLVIAITIAAFIGSIFMFRFVPQQFFPDSVRPELMVDMELAEGSSLRQTAVQAQRLEAMLKQRKDLSNYVAYVGTGSPRFYLPLDQQLPAANFAQFVLMPKDLEARETLRKWVIEDVAPRFPELQLRVTRLENGPPVGYPVQFRVSGEHIDQVRKIAYQVREKIRANPHVANVNLDWDEPNKVVRLQVDQERARALGISSAQLSQFLSSSLSGSHISTYRESNELIEMLLRGPEQERLQLDMLGSLMVPTSNGRSVPLTQVATLDYGFEEGIIWHRDRLPTMTVRADIYDGTQPSSAMAQISPTLDGLRAQLPYGYSIDIGGSVEDSARGQKSINAGMPLFLFAVFTLLMLQLRSFSRSFMVLLTAPLGLIGVTLFLLVFRVPFGFVAMLGTIALAGMIMRNSVILVDQIEQDRSEGHEPWKAIVDATVRRFRPIVLTALAAILAMIPLSRSAFFGPMAVAIMGGLLVATLLTLLFLPALYAAWFKVKVPAEA